The following coding sequences are from one Candidatus Nitrohelix vancouverensis window:
- a CDS encoding sigma-70 family RNA polymerase sigma factor, whose protein sequence is MPQLDSEHWVDRYGDMMYRYALVRVKNPDTAEEIVQTTLLAALQAQDNFAGKSTEKSWLFGIMKHKIMDHFRQSKRLQGFDLSAEDASDPIEYDASGHWKIFPKDWGLDPEKATENAQLAIALKTCMEGLPEKFRKIFILKELEQMNSSEICNEFDIKPTNLWVILHRARNQLKLCLEAKWFENRGDPL, encoded by the coding sequence ATGCCGCAACTAGATAGCGAACACTGGGTCGACCGTTACGGCGACATGATGTATCGCTACGCCCTCGTCCGCGTTAAAAATCCGGACACGGCGGAAGAAATTGTCCAGACGACTCTGCTCGCGGCTTTGCAGGCGCAGGATAATTTCGCCGGTAAATCGACGGAAAAGAGCTGGCTCTTTGGTATCATGAAACACAAGATCATGGATCATTTCCGGCAGTCCAAACGCCTGCAAGGATTCGACCTGTCGGCGGAAGATGCTTCCGACCCGATCGAATACGACGCCTCCGGTCACTGGAAAATTTTCCCAAAAGACTGGGGACTGGACCCGGAGAAAGCGACTGAAAACGCTCAACTGGCCATAGCGCTTAAAACCTGCATGGAGGGCTTGCCCGAAAAATTTCGCAAGATATTCATACTTAAAGAGCTGGAGCAGATGAATTCCTCTGAAATCTGTAATGAATTCGATATCAAGCCGACCAATCTGTGGGTCATTCTCCATCGCGCCCGCAACCAGCTCAAACTCTGTCTTGAAGCGAAATGGTTCGAAAACCGGGGCGACCCATTATGA
- a CDS encoding zf-HC2 domain-containing protein: MMKLFKMTCEDTSPLLSESLDHPLPLGKRLRVKIHLAMCKFCRFYVNQMLIIRNLAHRIGREDDPAGEDRRLTDEAKTRIKLELKNHP, translated from the coding sequence ATGATGAAATTGTTTAAAATGACCTGTGAGGACACCTCTCCGTTGCTGTCGGAATCGCTCGACCATCCGCTTCCCCTGGGCAAGCGCCTGCGCGTTAAAATTCATCTGGCGATGTGTAAATTTTGCCGGTTTTATGTCAATCAAATGCTCATCATCCGGAACCTGGCGCATCGCATCGGCAGGGAAGACGATCCCGCAGGCGAAGACCGTCGCCTGACCGATGAAGCCAAGACCCGAATCAAACTGGAATTAAAAAATCATCCCTAA
- a CDS encoding methyltransferase domain-containing protein, translated as MSESSCCDEQEDSKVTREDVRDFYSKAALEAQDSLCCPAEYDESNLSHIPEEVRAISYGCGSPVDRAGLRQGETMVDLGSGGGIDCFIASKLVGASGRVIGVDMTEAMLKKASLNAEKVAKNLGYGNVEFKQGFLEKIPVEDDAANLVTSNCVLNLSVSKAEVFKEIKRILKPGGRFVIADIISDRAAPQHMRDNRELWGECASGAMTLKEFIDMTRAIGFHGISLKKDYLWKIIEGIKFYSYTLTAYAPDPGESSCCSSLMAAYNGPFESIVCNGQEFRVGEDVEVDEATVKILGDAPYAGHFTITDPETEAPSDGDSCCN; from the coding sequence ATGTCCGAATCCAGCTGTTGCGACGAGCAGGAAGACTCCAAGGTCACACGCGAAGACGTGCGAGATTTTTATTCGAAAGCCGCGCTCGAAGCGCAGGACAGCTTGTGTTGCCCCGCTGAATACGATGAAAGTAATCTGTCCCATATCCCGGAAGAAGTCCGTGCGATCTCTTACGGATGCGGAAGTCCCGTCGACCGCGCCGGTCTGCGTCAGGGAGAAACCATGGTCGATCTTGGGTCTGGCGGCGGCATCGACTGCTTCATCGCATCCAAACTGGTCGGAGCTTCCGGTCGCGTCATTGGCGTGGACATGACCGAAGCGATGCTGAAAAAAGCGAGTCTCAACGCCGAAAAGGTCGCGAAGAACCTGGGCTATGGCAACGTCGAATTCAAGCAGGGTTTCCTGGAGAAAATTCCCGTCGAAGACGACGCGGCGAACCTCGTGACCTCCAATTGCGTACTCAATCTTTCAGTCAGCAAAGCCGAGGTCTTCAAGGAAATCAAACGAATTTTAAAACCCGGCGGACGCTTTGTCATTGCGGACATCATTTCAGATCGCGCCGCGCCTCAGCATATGCGGGACAACCGGGAACTCTGGGGAGAATGCGCGTCCGGCGCGATGACCCTGAAAGAATTCATCGACATGACCCGCGCCATCGGCTTTCACGGCATCTCCCTCAAAAAAGATTATTTGTGGAAAATCATCGAGGGCATTAAATTTTACTCCTACACGCTGACAGCTTATGCGCCCGATCCCGGCGAATCGTCCTGTTGCAGTTCGCTGATGGCGGCCTACAACGGCCCATTTGAAAGCATCGTCTGCAACGGTCAGGAGTTTCGCGTCGGCGAAGACGTCGAGGTCGATGAGGCGACCGTCAAAATTCTTGGCGACGCTCCCTACGCAGGCCATTTCACGATCACCGATCCCGAGACCGAAGCGCCCTCGGACGGGGATTCCTGTTGTAATTGA